A genomic region of Methanobacterium sp. SMA-27 contains the following coding sequences:
- a CDS encoding DUF4118 domain-containing protein gives MTEEYKRPDPDELLKRIKEEEKVKERKKGYLKIFLGYVAGVGKTYRMLSEARFMKENGQDVVVGLVETHGRIETEELLKGLKILPRKKIEYGGISLKELDVSGILERNPKFVMVDELAHTNVPGSMHTKRYHDVEEILDAGINVYTTLNVQHIESLKDIIFQITRVEVRETVPDRVVDIADKIEIVDLPTEELLQRLEEGKVYIPEKVQQAVLKFFKERNLVALRELGLRYATRWVDYNMKQRLEKDGVSGPWDASTTIMVCINSRTSSENMIRLAHRYADNFNSEWLGVYVEPSYKFKMGYEESLQLEKNLQLAEELGGKVFRLTGINIAEEIVSFAKSKNISLIIIGHSERSRIEAWVRGSVVNEIIRKGSPIQVLVIGGEGRENGYHVQKIDRRDYLDFKSYLKPFTVSFLSIIITTVICFFLSPFLEAINIPMIFIIPIVVSGLIAGRKGGILASLMAVAFFDFFFIPPYLTFSVADLRFIPTFAVLFIVGVIISFLGDTVKKQVENTRQREEFIASLYDFSRDLLVSQNLDDFLNRITNYIWELFSYDVVMIIPDDNNNLKVASRKGDNIKFDDDDLGVANWVFEHDKSAGYGTSTLASSKWYYLPLNAHDLKLGVLGVAPYESDITNEQKHLLEAYTSIVSVALANYLKII, from the coding sequence ATGACCGAAGAATATAAAAGACCTGATCCTGATGAGCTTCTAAAGAGAATAAAAGAAGAAGAAAAGGTTAAAGAACGTAAAAAAGGTTATTTAAAGATATTTTTGGGATACGTTGCAGGGGTTGGTAAAACATACCGAATGCTCTCTGAAGCACGTTTCATGAAAGAGAATGGGCAAGATGTGGTTGTTGGTCTTGTTGAAACACATGGAAGGATTGAAACTGAAGAACTTCTGAAAGGGTTGAAGATTTTACCCCGAAAAAAGATAGAATACGGTGGTATTTCACTTAAGGAACTTGATGTTAGTGGAATATTGGAAAGAAATCCTAAATTTGTGATGGTAGATGAACTAGCCCACACCAATGTACCAGGTTCAATGCATACCAAAAGATATCATGACGTTGAAGAAATACTGGATGCCGGTATAAACGTTTACACAACCTTAAATGTACAGCATATAGAAAGTTTGAAGGATATTATTTTTCAGATAACCAGGGTTGAAGTAAGGGAAACTGTTCCAGATAGGGTAGTTGATATTGCAGATAAAATAGAAATTGTAGATCTACCAACAGAAGAACTACTTCAAAGATTAGAAGAAGGAAAAGTTTACATACCCGAAAAAGTGCAACAAGCAGTCTTAAAATTCTTTAAAGAAAGAAATTTAGTGGCACTTAGAGAGTTAGGGCTTAGATATGCTACAAGATGGGTTGATTATAATATGAAACAGCGTCTTGAGAAAGATGGCGTTTCAGGACCTTGGGATGCCAGTACCACAATTATGGTCTGTATAAATTCCAGAACTTCATCAGAAAACATGATACGCCTGGCTCATAGATATGCCGACAATTTTAATTCAGAATGGCTCGGAGTATATGTAGAGCCTTCTTATAAATTTAAAATGGGATATGAGGAAAGTTTACAGCTTGAAAAAAATCTTCAACTAGCTGAAGAACTTGGGGGCAAAGTTTTTAGATTGACTGGTATTAACATAGCCGAAGAAATTGTTTCATTTGCTAAATCAAAAAACATCAGCTTAATTATTATAGGCCATTCAGAAAGGTCTCGTATCGAAGCATGGGTACGTGGATCGGTTGTTAATGAAATTATTAGGAAAGGTAGTCCAATTCAGGTTCTTGTCATTGGGGGAGAAGGCCGTGAGAATGGATATCATGTCCAAAAAATAGATAGACGAGATTATTTGGACTTTAAAAGTTATTTGAAACCTTTTACTGTAAGTTTTTTAAGCATAATTATCACAACTGTTATATGCTTTTTTTTAAGTCCATTTTTAGAAGCGATTAATATTCCAATGATATTTATAATTCCTATAGTTGTCAGCGGTTTGATTGCTGGACGAAAGGGAGGTATCCTAGCATCTTTGATGGCAGTAGCATTCTTTGACTTTTTCTTTATCCCACCATATTTAACTTTTAGTGTTGCGGATTTACGTTTCATACCCACTTTTGCTGTGCTATTTATAGTGGGTGTTATAATCAGTTTCCTTGGAGATACCGTAAAAAAACAGGTCGAAAATACAAGGCAGCGAGAGGAGTTTATAGCGTCATTATATGATTTTAGTAGAGATTTGTTGGTTTCTCAGAATTTAGACGATTTTTTAAATAGAATTACCAATTATATATGGGAATTATTCAGTTATGATGTTGTAATGATCATTCCTGATGATAATAATAATCTAAAAGTGGCATCACGTAAAGGGGATAACATTAAGTTTGATGATGACGATCTGGGGGTGGCTAATTGGGTTTTTGAGCATGATAAATCTGCTGGATATGGTACAAGTACATTAGCATCTTCGAAATGGTATTACCTACCATTAAATGCTCATGATTTAAAATTAGGTGTTTTAGGAGTTGCACCATATGAATCAGATATTACAAATGAACAGAAACATCTTCTTGAAGCATACACTAGTATTGTTTCAGTAGCATTGGCAAATTATTTAAAAATAATTTAA
- a CDS encoding isoprenylcysteine carboxylmethyltransferase family protein, with protein sequence MIVIRSDKEDAKEKVEKRKSRSFIPFIKLVLTFLVLFILIPIGITLLLHLPWYLSFIYPYGIVIGIILIISAVWTIYKGIKDLKLTYSASGYENEDELVTTGIYGYTRNPMYFGATILILGWFLVLPFTFILISSVLFLFLFYFTAKSEENQLSQKFGKKYLSYKRKVPLFIPYPKSYKK encoded by the coding sequence ATGATTGTTATAAGAAGCGATAAAGAAGATGCAAAGGAGAAGGTTGAAAAACGTAAAAGCCGATCATTTATACCGTTTATTAAACTTGTGTTAACATTTTTAGTTTTATTTATATTGATCCCTATAGGAATTACATTGTTACTTCACCTACCATGGTATTTGTCATTTATTTATCCTTATGGAATAGTAATCGGGATAATTTTAATAATATCAGCAGTATGGACCATATATAAAGGTATTAAAGATTTGAAATTAACATATTCTGCATCGGGATATGAAAACGAAGATGAATTGGTTACTACAGGAATTTATGGATACACACGTAATCCTATGTATTTTGGAGCTACCATTTTGATCTTGGGATGGTTCTTGGTTTTACCATTCACATTCATTTTAATTAGTTCTGTTTTATTCCTGTTTTTATTCTATTTCACAGCAAAATCAGAAGAAAATCAATTATCCCAAAAATTCGGGAAAAAATACCTCTCATACAAGAGAAAAGTACCATTATTTATCCCCTATCCAAAATCATATAAAAAATAG
- the cysK gene encoding cysteine synthase A: MVKIPELKRGISNNITETIGNTPLVRLNKITKDSKADVVVKLESFNPLSSVKDRIGVAMIEAGEEAGVITKDSILIEPTSGNTGIGLAFVAAQRGYRLILTMPDTMSIERRKLLTLLGAEIVLTPGADGMKGAIARADDLVTEMPNAVMPQQFKNQANPKIHGETTAQEIWRDTEGKVDILVSGVGTGGTITGVGHALKELKPAVKAVAVEPATSPVLSGGKPGPHKIQGIGPGFVPDVLDTKVIDEIIQVSDDNAAKTLLALAREEGILAGISSGAATYAGLQLAKKEENKGKLIVVILPDTGERYLSMNWVFEEIFKTAELLDSNI; encoded by the coding sequence ATGGTTAAAATACCCGAATTAAAAAGGGGCATTTCAAACAACATTACAGAAACAATTGGGAACACTCCCCTAGTAAGGTTAAATAAAATAACAAAAGACTCAAAAGCTGATGTTGTGGTTAAACTTGAATCATTCAACCCCCTATCAAGTGTTAAGGACAGAATTGGAGTTGCAATGATAGAAGCAGGCGAAGAAGCCGGAGTAATTACTAAAGATAGTATACTCATCGAACCTACAAGTGGAAACACAGGAATTGGCCTTGCATTTGTTGCAGCACAAAGAGGATACAGACTTATCCTGACCATGCCCGATACAATGTCAATTGAACGTAGAAAACTACTGACTCTGCTCGGAGCAGAGATTGTATTAACACCAGGTGCTGATGGAATGAAAGGAGCCATTGCAAGAGCAGACGATCTTGTAACTGAAATGCCAAATGCTGTGATGCCACAACAATTTAAAAATCAGGCCAATCCTAAGATACATGGGGAAACTACTGCACAGGAAATATGGAGAGATACAGAAGGAAAGGTAGACATATTAGTTTCAGGAGTTGGAACAGGCGGTACAATAACAGGTGTGGGTCATGCGCTTAAAGAACTTAAACCTGCAGTTAAAGCTGTAGCTGTTGAACCTGCTACATCCCCTGTGCTGTCTGGAGGAAAACCTGGACCTCATAAAATACAGGGTATAGGACCGGGGTTTGTGCCTGATGTGCTTGATACAAAAGTTATAGATGAAATTATACAGGTTTCAGATGACAATGCAGCAAAAACTCTTTTAGCACTTGCAAGAGAAGAAGGAATACTTGCAGGAATATCCTCAGGCGCAGCAACCTATGCAGGACTTCAACTTGCCAAAAAAGAAGAAAACAAAGGAAAACTCATAGTTGTAATCCTACCCGACACAGGAGAGAGGTACCTTAGTATGAACTGGGTTTTTGAAGAAATATTCAAAACAGCAGAATTATTAGATTCCAATATCTAA
- a CDS encoding PadR family transcriptional regulator — MVIEIVSKLSNLVLGLLWKKPLNPYEITKLMERPEIQDWFPMNVSSIYTTIKNLHKKGYITGEIQYEGNRKTIYTLTKKGEKALNDSLELGLESFNVQATHFGISLFHICILDKDEVIKLLEKRIMDLEEIKFKATERVSKTSLKLPFNFKMIQKSNIKRIKTEIKITSELIEEINADGQWNSSFIDFMQ, encoded by the coding sequence ATGGTGATTGAAATAGTATCAAAACTTTCAAATCTTGTGCTCGGGCTCTTATGGAAAAAACCTTTGAACCCATATGAAATAACCAAATTAATGGAACGCCCGGAAATTCAGGATTGGTTCCCTATGAATGTTTCTTCTATATACACAACCATTAAAAATTTACATAAAAAAGGTTACATCACCGGTGAAATTCAATATGAAGGAAATAGAAAAACCATATACACTTTAACTAAAAAAGGTGAAAAAGCGCTTAATGATTCACTAGAATTAGGTTTGGAATCTTTCAATGTACAAGCAACTCATTTTGGAATATCATTATTTCATATTTGTATTTTGGATAAAGATGAGGTTATAAAATTACTTGAAAAAAGGATTATGGATTTGGAAGAAATTAAATTTAAAGCTACAGAAAGAGTATCTAAAACCAGTTTGAAACTTCCATTTAACTTTAAAATGATACAGAAATCCAACATAAAACGAATAAAAACAGAAATAAAAATCACTTCTGAACTCATAGAAGAAATAAATGCTGATGGCCAATGGAATTCTTCATTTATAGATTTTATGCAGTAA
- a CDS encoding methanogenesis marker 8 protein, translating into MDEHVIEALGKTRVRVKDGKVVEVGEPKIDYCPIFDKYRGIKQFTPENIKENIEFRIKDFGMCTEDRTIRMKDFLSFGVSEILTTLIVEGEIDSVVSVCEGCGTVILTEPEIVQGTGGRVSGLLSTSPLSNVIKEIGSENVLDPENALIDQIKGTLKAIEMGYKKIAVTIVSAADAKKLREIEIENKGIKIYIFAAHVSQTSKEDAKTIFDNADVVTGCASKYIREIGGEKECFKAGASIPIYGVTEAGKRFLKMRIDKIGGLKEKKDAKIPKPLI; encoded by the coding sequence ATGGACGAACATGTTATTGAGGCCCTTGGAAAAACTAGGGTTAGAGTAAAGGATGGAAAAGTTGTTGAGGTAGGAGAACCTAAAATTGATTACTGCCCAATATTTGACAAATACAGGGGAATAAAACAGTTTACACCCGAAAATATCAAAGAAAACATAGAGTTTCGTATAAAAGATTTTGGGATGTGCACAGAGGATAGAACCATACGAATGAAGGATTTTTTATCTTTTGGAGTTTCAGAAATACTGACAACTCTTATTGTGGAAGGAGAAATTGACAGCGTTGTAAGTGTTTGTGAGGGATGTGGAACAGTTATATTAACCGAACCCGAAATAGTGCAGGGAACAGGAGGTAGAGTTTCTGGACTTTTGAGTACCTCTCCTTTATCTAATGTAATTAAAGAGATTGGAAGTGAAAATGTTCTCGATCCTGAAAATGCTTTAATTGACCAGATAAAAGGAACATTAAAAGCCATAGAAATGGGGTACAAAAAAATCGCTGTTACAATTGTTTCAGCAGCTGATGCAAAAAAACTCAGGGAAATTGAAATTGAAAATAAAGGCATTAAAATTTATATTTTCGCAGCACATGTGAGTCAAACCTCAAAAGAAGATGCAAAAACAATATTTGATAATGCAGATGTTGTAACTGGATGTGCATCCAAGTATATAAGAGAAATTGGGGGAGAAAAAGAATGTTTCAAGGCCGGAGCTTCCATACCAATATATGGTGTAACAGAGGCAGGTAAAAGATTTTTAAAAATGAGGATAGATAAAATTGGTGGTTTAAAGGAAAAAAAGGATGCAAAAATACCTAAACCATTAATTTAA
- the kdpC gene encoding potassium-transporting ATPase subunit KdpC gives MGEMIKELKRALIIFGTLALVLGIIYPLVITGISQVAFSYQANGEIINLNGTVVGSELIGQSFEGPQYFQGRPSAIDYNASTSGGSNYGPTNQKLIDRVNETINEIKTNDSLSANATIPSDMVMASGSGLDRYISVENALIQVPRIAKTRNISESTIKDLIQKTEETQFPWIGQPVVNVLKLNMALDGIH, from the coding sequence ATGGGTGAAATGATTAAAGAGCTTAAAAGGGCCCTTATAATTTTCGGAACATTGGCCTTGGTTCTGGGGATAATATATCCCCTTGTAATAACAGGCATATCACAAGTAGCTTTTTCTTATCAAGCCAATGGTGAAATTATAAATTTAAATGGAACTGTTGTAGGCTCTGAACTTATAGGTCAAAGCTTTGAAGGTCCACAGTATTTTCAGGGCAGACCATCAGCAATAGACTATAATGCAAGCACTTCAGGAGGTTCTAATTATGGGCCAACCAACCAAAAATTGATTGACAGAGTAAACGAAACAATAAATGAGATCAAGACAAATGATAGCCTTTCAGCCAATGCTACAATTCCTTCAGATATGGTAATGGCATCAGGAAGCGGGCTCGATAGATATATCAGCGTTGAAAACGCCTTAATCCAGGTTCCAAGAATTGCTAAAACAAGAAACATAAGCGAATCTACAATCAAAGATTTGATACAAAAAACAGAGGAAACACAGTTTCCATGGATTGGACAACCAGTTGTAAATGTCTTGAAACTAAATATGGCACTTGATGGAATCCATTAA
- a CDS encoding DUF488 domain-containing protein: MLKIKTIYETAENRDGFRILIDNEWPNRISKEKMGINLWIKDIAPSKELNSWFKNNPSKWNEFQEKYLKELHNNKKVIKELKILTKFNKTVTLVHSNEDKKHNSALILLKLLNEPPKQIRTGISRTHGC; encoded by the coding sequence ATGTTAAAAATCAAAACAATCTATGAAACTGCAGAAAACCGTGATGGTTTTAGAATATTAATTGACAATGAGTGGCCCAATAGAATATCCAAAGAAAAAATGGGAATAAATCTATGGATTAAAGATATAGCACCTAGCAAGGAACTTAACAGTTGGTTTAAAAACAATCCATCTAAATGGAATGAATTTCAAGAAAAATATTTAAAAGAATTACATAATAATAAGAAAGTCATCAAGGAATTAAAAATTCTAACAAAATTTAACAAAACAGTCACACTAGTACATTCAAACGAAGATAAAAAGCATAACAGCGCTCTTATATTATTGAAATTACTTAATGAACCACCAAAACAGATTAGAACAGGAATTTCAAGAACTCATGGATGCTGA
- a CDS encoding prenyltransferase — protein sequence MYFLIGTLFALLLNAQFVLSKFIWGYLILFMASMATHYSNDYFDYEVDKYGTRTPFSGGSMILVENPELKELSKKLAYFFIVLSILIGAGFTIYFSYPISFFLFVLFGNALVWFYSAPSIKLAYRGVGEIGNLINGFIMPGAGYFVTMGTIDLPFVIFSIPFLFLQFMFSIGVEIPDLEGDKLGGKITWIVSKGREFVLN from the coding sequence ATGTACTTTCTAATTGGTACATTATTTGCTCTTTTATTAAATGCACAATTTGTTTTGTCTAAATTTATTTGGGGTTATCTCATCCTTTTTATGGCCAGTATGGCCACTCATTACTCCAATGATTATTTTGATTATGAAGTCGACAAGTATGGTACAAGAACTCCCTTCTCTGGTGGAAGTATGATTTTAGTTGAAAATCCAGAGTTGAAAGAATTGTCTAAAAAATTAGCCTACTTTTTCATAGTCTTATCCATACTCATTGGAGCTGGTTTTACCATTTACTTCTCTTATCCTATTTCATTCTTCTTGTTTGTGTTGTTTGGAAATGCTTTGGTATGGTTTTATTCTGCGCCCTCTATAAAATTAGCTTATCGTGGAGTTGGGGAAATTGGAAATCTGATAAATGGATTTATAATGCCTGGTGCAGGATATTTTGTAACTATGGGCACAATAGATCTTCCTTTTGTAATTTTCTCAATTCCATTTCTATTTTTACAGTTCATGTTTTCCATAGGTGTTGAAATACCCGATTTAGAGGGAGATAAGTTGGGTGGTAAAATTACATGGATTGTGTCTAAAGGCCGTGAATTTGTTTTAAATTGA
- a CDS encoding heavy metal translocating P-type ATPase, translated as MAEKSKKKAEIKVSGMSCASCALNVEKSLKGLEGVDEANVNIGTEKATVEYDPEKLKLAKLENAVEEAGYGVVNEKVVLKIGGMTCVMCVKAIEDVLGKLDGISNVTVNLTSEKAYVTYNPIMVSITDMKNAIEDLGYQYLGIEGKESENLEEELREKDLKTKRKRMMVAFGFGIPLGILTFVTWPLPISFSLFSLLVSIIPFIYVSYPIFSAGFRSLKNRHLDMDVMYSMGVGVAYGASVLGTFSIVLNPQFLFYDTALLLAGFLTLGRYLETRAKGRTSTAIKKLIGLQAKTATILRNNEEIEIPIEDVQMNDLVVVKPGEKIPADGEVVSGESYVDESAITGEPIPVLKEAGKSVVGGTINQNGIIRFKAIKIGKDTVLSQIIKLVEDAQGSKPDVQRIADTAVSYFIPTVLTIAVAAFLFWYFVSGTTLIFALTVLISILVVACPCALGLASPTAVTVGIGRGADFGILVKNGEALEISEKLTTILFDKTGTLTKGKPEVTDVFTMGFDNKELLKFAASVERNSQHPLGEALVRKAKAENLELVESQNFDTVGGKGVVATVEGKRVLIGNKAMLKGNGFMISDEYDEKISEFGIAGKTAVLIGIDNELSGIIAIADTLKENASEAIEGLRKMNLKVVMITGDNEKTAMAIAKQAGIHDVIAEVLPQDKSDEVKRLQDAGEVVAFVGDGINDAPALAQADVGIAIGSGTDVAIESGEIVLIKDDLNDAIASIQLSKKVMSKIKQNLFWAFAYNVVLIPVAAGILYPFYGITFRPEFAGLAMALSSVSVLTLSLLLKGYVPPAKQTKTPVN; from the coding sequence ATGGCAGAAAAATCCAAAAAAAAGGCAGAGATCAAAGTTTCTGGAATGAGTTGTGCATCGTGTGCATTAAATGTTGAAAAATCATTGAAAGGTCTTGAGGGAGTAGATGAAGCTAATGTTAACATTGGTACAGAAAAGGCAACTGTTGAATATGATCCTGAAAAATTGAAACTTGCTAAATTGGAAAATGCAGTAGAAGAAGCAGGATATGGAGTAGTGAATGAAAAGGTTGTACTTAAAATTGGTGGAATGACATGTGTTATGTGTGTAAAGGCCATAGAAGATGTGTTAGGTAAACTTGATGGAATTAGCAATGTAACTGTTAATCTCACATCTGAAAAAGCATATGTTACATATAATCCTATAATGGTTTCCATAACAGATATGAAAAATGCAATTGAGGATCTGGGCTATCAATATCTGGGAATTGAAGGTAAAGAGTCCGAAAATCTTGAAGAAGAATTAAGGGAGAAAGATCTTAAAACTAAAAGAAAACGTATGATGGTTGCGTTTGGTTTTGGAATTCCACTGGGAATTTTAACCTTTGTTACATGGCCACTCCCAATTTCCTTCTCACTATTCAGTTTATTGGTATCAATAATACCCTTTATCTATGTAAGTTATCCAATATTCTCTGCTGGTTTCCGTTCATTAAAGAACAGACATTTGGATATGGATGTTATGTATTCTATGGGTGTGGGAGTTGCCTATGGTGCAAGTGTTTTAGGCACATTTAGTATTGTGTTAAATCCACAATTCTTATTTTATGATACTGCACTTTTATTAGCAGGATTCCTGACATTAGGAAGATATTTAGAAACCAGAGCAAAGGGCAGAACTTCAACAGCAATAAAAAAACTTATTGGATTACAGGCAAAAACTGCTACTATTCTCCGAAATAATGAGGAAATTGAAATTCCAATTGAAGATGTTCAAATGAATGATCTTGTAGTTGTTAAGCCTGGTGAAAAGATCCCCGCCGATGGTGAAGTGGTAAGTGGTGAAAGTTACGTTGATGAATCTGCCATTACCGGAGAACCAATTCCTGTCTTAAAAGAAGCGGGGAAATCTGTTGTAGGGGGAACAATAAATCAAAATGGAATAATAAGATTTAAAGCCATTAAAATAGGAAAGGATACTGTACTTTCTCAAATTATAAAACTGGTAGAAGATGCCCAGGGTTCAAAACCGGATGTTCAGAGAATAGCAGATACAGCTGTAAGTTATTTTATACCAACAGTACTGACAATAGCAGTTGCAGCCTTTCTATTCTGGTACTTTGTTTCTGGAACAACCCTTATATTTGCACTCACAGTTCTGATTTCTATTCTGGTTGTTGCATGCCCATGTGCACTGGGACTGGCATCACCAACAGCGGTTACCGTTGGTATTGGTAGAGGGGCTGATTTTGGAATTTTGGTTAAAAATGGTGAAGCACTGGAAATATCAGAAAAACTTACCACCATACTATTTGACAAAACAGGAACGCTCACCAAGGGTAAACCCGAAGTTACAGATGTATTTACCATGGGATTTGATAATAAAGAATTATTAAAATTCGCTGCCAGTGTTGAAAGAAATTCCCAACATCCGCTTGGAGAAGCATTGGTCAGGAAAGCAAAAGCAGAAAATTTAGAGTTGGTTGAAAGTCAGAATTTTGATACTGTTGGTGGAAAAGGAGTAGTAGCAACAGTTGAAGGTAAACGGGTACTTATAGGAAATAAAGCTATGTTAAAAGGTAATGGATTCATGATATCTGATGAATATGATGAAAAAATATCTGAATTTGGAATTGCCGGTAAAACTGCAGTTTTAATTGGGATTGATAACGAATTATCGGGTATAATTGCAATAGCAGATACTTTAAAGGAAAATGCCAGCGAAGCCATTGAAGGCCTTAGAAAAATGAACCTTAAAGTGGTTATGATAACGGGTGATAATGAAAAAACAGCCATGGCCATAGCAAAACAGGCTGGAATTCATGATGTAATTGCAGAGGTTTTACCCCAGGATAAATCTGATGAAGTTAAAAGACTTCAAGATGCAGGAGAGGTTGTTGCATTTGTAGGTGATGGTATTAACGATGCACCAGCACTAGCCCAGGCAGATGTTGGAATTGCAATAGGAAGCGGTACCGATGTGGCTATAGAAAGTGGTGAAATCGTTCTAATAAAAGATGACCTAAACGATGCTATTGCAAGTATACAATTGAGTAAAAAAGTTATGTCAAAGATAAAACAGAATTTATTCTGGGCATTTGCCTACAACGTTGTGCTAATACCGGTTGCAGCAGGAATATTATATCCCTTTTATGGTATCACATTCAGGCCAGAATTTGCAGGTTTAGCAATGGCATTAAGTTCAGTTTCTGTATTAACCCTTTCATTACTCTTAAAAGGATATGTTCCTCCTGCAAAACAAACAAAAACACCAGTGAATTGA
- a CDS encoding sodium:proton antiporter encodes MIELLFFLILVFIVAVISSKIDKLPISAQMIFIFAGILVGWLVTGYIDVTKPPVSTIVLLIAEIALVLVLFTDASRVNLGDIKLNSLTTRLLSIGLILTIVLGITSAILIFTNLTFWEAAIIGVVLAPTDAALGQIVVNNKAIPSRIRETLEVESGLNDGLSVPFLLVFIAIGLAEESFSPTGYFIQTALEQIGLGALVGISVGLIGSAIVIKSRDKGWITPEYQRIAFLVLAVLSFIIADEIGGSGFIAAFVGGLATGYITRDAGKVMMDFAEAEGQFLNLTVFFLLGIILAGLIPFISWQIIIYAILSLTVIRMLPVAISLIGTHVSWDSVLFMGWFGPRGLASIVLALIALERLGNFPGQDTFILAVFVTVFFSVVAHGLTALPLSKLYIKRNKSKN; translated from the coding sequence ATGATTGAACTATTATTCTTTCTAATACTGGTTTTTATTGTTGCTGTAATCTCCAGTAAAATTGATAAACTCCCAATCAGCGCTCAGATGATATTCATTTTTGCAGGAATCTTGGTTGGTTGGCTTGTTACAGGTTATATTGACGTTACAAAACCTCCAGTATCTACAATAGTATTATTGATAGCAGAAATAGCTCTGGTACTGGTACTTTTCACAGATGCATCACGTGTTAATTTGGGTGATATTAAATTAAACAGTTTAACTACGAGATTACTGAGTATTGGACTCATTTTAACCATAGTTCTTGGAATTACTTCGGCTATTTTAATATTCACCAATCTTACTTTTTGGGAAGCAGCAATAATAGGTGTTGTTTTAGCACCTACTGATGCTGCTTTAGGACAGATTGTAGTAAATAATAAAGCTATACCCAGTAGAATTCGTGAAACACTAGAAGTTGAAAGCGGATTAAACGATGGATTATCTGTGCCCTTTTTGCTAGTATTTATTGCAATAGGTTTAGCAGAAGAATCATTTTCTCCAACAGGATATTTCATTCAGACAGCACTCGAACAGATAGGTTTAGGTGCGCTGGTGGGTATATCGGTAGGATTGATCGGGTCTGCAATCGTCATCAAATCCCGAGACAAAGGATGGATCACTCCAGAGTATCAGAGAATTGCATTTCTTGTTTTAGCCGTTCTTTCATTTATTATAGCCGATGAGATTGGAGGTAGTGGTTTTATTGCTGCATTTGTTGGTGGTTTAGCAACGGGATATATTACAAGGGATGCAGGGAAAGTTATGATGGATTTTGCTGAAGCTGAAGGTCAATTTTTAAATCTTACAGTTTTCTTCCTATTAGGGATTATACTTGCAGGTTTGATTCCGTTTATTAGTTGGCAGATTATTATCTATGCAATTTTGAGTTTGACTGTTATACGCATGTTACCTGTGGCCATATCTCTGATAGGTACTCACGTAAGTTGGGATTCTGTTTTATTTATGGGTTGGTTTGGTCCACGAGGACTGGCCTCAATAGTTCTAGCCCTTATTGCTTTAGAAAGATTGGGCAATTTCCCCGGGCAAGATACATTTATTTTAGCAGTATTTGTTACTGTATTTTTCAGTGTGGTTGCGCACGGTTTAACTGCTTTACCATTATCCAAATTATACATTAAAAGGAATAAATCTAAAAATTAA